One Fundidesulfovibrio terrae genomic window carries:
- the rplA gene encoding 50S ribosomal protein L1, with protein MPKHGKKYRNAVEGIDQAAKLELADAVKMAIQAGPAKFDETVDVAMCLGVDPKYSDQMVRGAVTLPHGLGKTIRVAVFCKGDKAAEATAAGADIVGAEDLVEQIQGGMLNFDKAVATPDMMALVGKIGRVLGPRGLMPNAKTGTVTMNVTDAVKELKAGRVEFKVDKAGVLHAPLGKKSFGPEKILDNFKALLDAVIRLKPSAAKGTYLKSLAVATTMGPGFKIDPAEVKKFLEG; from the coding sequence ATGCCCAAGCACGGAAAGAAATACCGCAACGCTGTTGAAGGAATCGACCAGGCCGCCAAGCTCGAACTGGCCGACGCCGTGAAGATGGCCATCCAGGCCGGCCCCGCCAAGTTCGACGAGACCGTGGACGTGGCCATGTGCCTGGGTGTCGATCCCAAATACTCCGACCAGATGGTGCGCGGCGCCGTCACCCTGCCTCACGGCCTGGGCAAGACCATCCGCGTGGCCGTCTTCTGCAAGGGCGACAAAGCCGCCGAAGCCACAGCCGCCGGTGCCGACATCGTGGGCGCCGAGGACCTGGTCGAACAGATCCAGGGCGGCATGCTCAACTTCGACAAGGCCGTGGCCACCCCGGACATGATGGCCCTGGTCGGCAAGATCGGGCGCGTTCTCGGCCCCCGCGGCCTCATGCCCAACGCCAAGACCGGCACCGTGACCATGAACGTCACCGACGCGGTCAAGGAACTCAAGGCCGGCCGCGTGGAGTTCAAGGTCGACAAGGCCGGCGTGCTCCACGCCCCCCTGGGCAAGAAGAGCTTCGGTCCCGAGAAGATCCTGGACAACTTCAAGGCTCTTCTGGACGCCGTGATCAGGCTTAAGCCCAGCGCCGCCAAGGGGACCTATCTGAAGTCCCTGGCCGTGGCCACCACCATGGGCCCCGGCTTCAAGATCGACCCGGCTGAAGTGAAGAAGTTCCTGGAAGGCTAG
- the rpmG gene encoding 50S ribosomal protein L33, whose product MRLNIILQCTECKRKNYATEKNKKNTTGRLEVKKYCPWDKKHTVHREAK is encoded by the coding sequence ATGCGCTTGAACATCATCTTGCAGTGCACCGAGTGCAAGCGCAAGAACTACGCGACCGAGAAGAACAAGAAGAATACGACCGGCCGCCTCGAAGTGAAGAAGTATTGTCCCTGGGACAAGAAGCACACCGTTCACCGCGAAGCGAAATAA
- the tuf gene encoding elongation factor Tu yields the protein MGKAKFERTKPHVNIGTIGHIDHGKTTLTAAITKLSHLRGFGEYVAFDQIDKAPEEKERGITIATAHVEYQTATRHYAHVDCPGHADYIKNMITGAAQMDGAILVVAATDGPMPQTREHILLARQVGVPHLVVFLNKVDLVDDPELLELVELEVRELLTKYGYPGDDIPVIQGSALKGLESDDPKSADAAPIYALLDACDSYFPEPQRDIDKPFLMPIEDVFSISGRGTVVTGRVERGVIKVGEEVEIVGIKASTKTTCTGVEMFRKLLDQGQAGDNVGVLLRGIKREDVERGQVLAKPGSITPHKKYKAEVYVLTKEEGGRHTPFFSGYRPQFYFRTTDVTGVVTLNEGVEMVMPGDNATFNVELIAPIAMEIGLRFAIREGGRTVGAGVVTEIVE from the coding sequence ATGGGTAAGGCCAAATTCGAGCGCACCAAGCCGCACGTCAACATCGGCACCATCGGTCACATCGACCATGGCAAGACCACGCTGACCGCCGCCATCACCAAGCTGTCGCACCTGCGCGGCTTCGGCGAGTACGTGGCCTTCGACCAGATCGACAAGGCTCCCGAGGAAAAAGAGCGCGGCATCACCATCGCCACCGCTCACGTGGAATACCAGACCGCCACGCGCCACTACGCGCACGTGGACTGCCCCGGCCACGCCGACTACATCAAGAACATGATCACCGGCGCTGCCCAGATGGACGGCGCGATCCTGGTGGTCGCGGCCACCGACGGCCCCATGCCCCAGACCCGTGAGCACATCCTGCTCGCCCGTCAGGTCGGCGTGCCCCACCTGGTGGTGTTCTTGAACAAGGTCGACCTGGTGGACGATCCCGAGCTGCTGGAACTGGTCGAGCTGGAAGTGCGCGAGCTGCTGACCAAGTACGGCTACCCCGGCGACGACATCCCGGTGATTCAGGGTTCCGCCCTGAAGGGCCTGGAGTCCGACGATCCCAAGAGCGCCGATGCCGCTCCCATCTACGCGCTGCTCGACGCCTGCGACTCCTACTTCCCCGAGCCGCAGCGCGACATCGACAAGCCGTTCCTGATGCCCATCGAGGACGTGTTCTCCATCTCCGGCCGCGGCACCGTGGTGACCGGTCGTGTGGAGCGCGGCGTGATCAAGGTCGGCGAGGAAGTGGAAATCGTGGGCATCAAGGCGTCCACCAAGACCACCTGCACCGGCGTCGAAATGTTCCGCAAGCTTCTGGACCAGGGCCAGGCCGGCGACAACGTGGGCGTGCTGCTGCGCGGCATCAAGCGCGAGGACGTGGAGCGCGGCCAGGTTCTGGCCAAGCCCGGTTCCATCACCCCGCACAAGAAGTACAAGGCCGAGGTGTACGTCCTGACCAAGGAAGAGGGCGGCCGCCACACCCCGTTCTTCTCCGGGTACCGCCCGCAGTTTTACTTCCGCACCACCGACGTCACCGGCGTGGTGACCCTCAACGAAGGCGTTGAGATGGTCATGCCCGGCGACAACGCCACCTTCAACGTCGAGCTCATCGCCCCCATCGCCATGGAAATCGGTCTGCGCTTCGCCATCCGCGAAGGCGGCCGCACCGTCGGCGCGGGCGTCGTGACCGAAATCGTGGAGTAA
- a CDS encoding 4Fe-4S dicluster domain-containing protein, whose translation MNAVTWGMVVDLDRCTGCGVCVSACRLENNIPPAAAQGRPSDWITVEPRDNARAFPESEAVFLPKPCMHCGKPPCVKACPVGATVKSGQGGIVSQNYARCIGCRACMKACPYGVRRFTWTDPSWPRGLEEALTPYASVRPKGVVEKCTLCSHRLLLFGAQGYTTACAEACPTGAIRFGDVEKLRQGLDAFVLLPRETTAPQVFYVTRRAWMREKPE comes from the coding sequence ATGAACGCCGTGACCTGGGGCATGGTCGTCGACCTGGACCGCTGCACCGGCTGCGGGGTCTGCGTCAGCGCCTGCCGTCTGGAGAACAATATTCCTCCCGCCGCAGCGCAGGGCCGACCATCCGACTGGATCACGGTCGAGCCCCGCGACAACGCCAGGGCATTTCCGGAATCCGAAGCGGTCTTTCTGCCCAAGCCCTGCATGCACTGCGGCAAGCCGCCTTGCGTGAAAGCCTGCCCCGTGGGAGCCACGGTGAAGAGCGGGCAGGGGGGCATCGTGAGCCAGAACTACGCCCGCTGCATCGGCTGCCGGGCCTGCATGAAGGCCTGCCCCTACGGCGTGCGCCGCTTCACCTGGACGGATCCGTCCTGGCCGCGCGGACTGGAGGAGGCGCTTACGCCGTATGCCTCGGTGCGGCCCAAGGGCGTAGTGGAGAAGTGCACCTTGTGCTCGCACCGGCTGCTGCTCTTCGGGGCGCAGGGCTATACGACGGCCTGCGCCGAGGCCTGCCCCACGGGGGCCATCAGGTTCGGGGACGTGGAGAAGCTGCGCCAGGGGCTGGACGCGTTCGTTCTGCTGCCCAGGGAGACGACAGCGCCACAGGTGTTCTACGTGACCAGGCGGGCCTGGATGCGGGAGAAGCCGGAATGA
- the rplJ gene encoding 50S ribosomal protein L10, with amino-acid sequence MQTREEKAEIIERIKDRAGRASIAVVTDFKGLTVEEVTGLRVKLRESGVDYQVVKNTLARIALTDGPHDSIKDKFKEQCAVAFGYEDPVAAAKALVDYAKVNKKFVIRFASLQGKVIDENGVKALSTMPSKPQLLAQVLGTMNAVPTNFVSVLANVMRGVLNVLTALKDKKEAA; translated from the coding sequence TTGCAAACTCGCGAAGAGAAAGCCGAGATCATTGAGAGAATCAAAGATCGGGCCGGACGTGCGAGCATTGCCGTGGTCACCGATTTCAAGGGCTTGACGGTGGAAGAAGTGACCGGCCTGCGTGTGAAGCTGCGCGAAAGCGGAGTGGATTACCAGGTGGTCAAGAACACCCTGGCCCGGATCGCGTTGACTGACGGCCCGCACGACTCAATCAAGGACAAGTTCAAAGAGCAATGCGCCGTTGCCTTCGGGTATGAAGACCCGGTTGCGGCCGCAAAAGCCTTGGTGGACTACGCCAAGGTGAACAAGAAGTTCGTCATTCGCTTTGCCAGCCTGCAGGGCAAGGTGATCGACGAGAACGGCGTCAAGGCCCTGTCCACCATGCCCAGCAAGCCTCAGCTGCTGGCCCAGGTGCTCGGAACCATGAACGCAGTTCCCACCAACTTCGTGTCCGTCCTGGCCAACGTCATGCGTGGCGTGCTCAACGTGCTGACGGCCCTGAAAGACAAAAAAGAAGCCGCTTAA
- the secE gene encoding preprotein translocase subunit SecE codes for MATKKGKSGEAAEIEVSAASSVKGKVEELKEFFELSKVEIKKVTWPTRKETMVTSVAVVVLVVVMTIFLGVVDLGLSKLIEFVLS; via the coding sequence ATGGCCACGAAGAAGGGAAAATCCGGCGAAGCGGCGGAGATTGAAGTCTCCGCCGCCTCCTCGGTCAAGGGCAAGGTCGAGGAACTCAAAGAGTTCTTCGAACTGTCCAAGGTGGAGATCAAGAAGGTCACCTGGCCCACCCGCAAGGAGACCATGGTAACCTCGGTGGCCGTGGTCGTCCTGGTGGTCGTGATGACCATATTCCTGGGCGTCGTGGACCTTGGGCTTTCCAAACTGATCGAGTTCGTCCTGTCATGA
- a CDS encoding molybdopterin-dependent oxidoreductase produces the protein MGFKRREFLGLAAGVAVGAAAGPAAWEAARDLSRMSQDMPGLPGLSRSVVRQTTTVSLACPSGMGVSVLTVDGKPMLVRGNPGHPLSQGAITPPAQAEAYRLHDPSRIRGPLLKNASGEFEPVSWAQALDTLAERISQAQGSVLAVGPAREGTLTDLLAVFMERFGPDGHFTMPSEAAAARAAVALMGGSGQPGYDLDNAPGLVLLGADAFESMPASPRFRKAWSGREGAYSAFFGPVRGASASLCRQWHPLPAGQEAALAMGLAWHLADLGRITGKAPDLVDFIALARARFGPEEIRRLTGLAPETMRRAASEVASGALPVPGSPCGEGLGLAPMVAGLALSVMTGRVNRPGGIYLNKSGGEGWSPALEVTVPHDAPTVASQKAAPAKASPSEAVAAGSGSAWDHPGPWLSRLTPAMIRSLDLSGRFKDVALGLRSAPDVLLLVESDPAACLPEAQLAARAVGQARFKAAFTARMNASARLCDLILPAPMPLERWDDVSTPYGLAFACYGLARPIARSLADARHPGDVLLDIAERLGRPLGISSFRQALRERSARLEAGKGYVARSVPPWKVLAGEPRPAPEADLWRGLLDGQLWVAAGHEKAELACGAKFLAEVLAPEAVDLGAPLVLAPQASQRTTGGGDGVLVQSLTALAPRWITGILDSLPPGHGGAPAGASGNAVRPGVSVARINAATALKARVKPGDRVKLAGAFGHLEAVVALDESVMDGHAAMLLGLGEGIGGNVRSALSTLPEPGTGLQAWAGCRVTVERL, from the coding sequence ATGGGATTCAAGCGCAGGGAGTTCCTCGGGCTGGCGGCGGGCGTAGCCGTGGGCGCGGCGGCGGGCCCCGCCGCCTGGGAGGCCGCGCGCGACCTCTCCCGCATGAGCCAGGACATGCCCGGGCTGCCTGGGCTTTCACGTTCCGTGGTCCGCCAGACGACCACCGTCAGCCTTGCCTGCCCATCAGGCATGGGCGTCTCGGTGCTCACCGTGGACGGCAAGCCGATGCTCGTGCGGGGCAATCCCGGCCATCCCCTGAGTCAGGGCGCGATCACCCCCCCCGCCCAGGCCGAAGCCTACCGCCTGCACGATCCCTCCCGCATCCGGGGACCGCTTCTGAAAAACGCTTCGGGGGAGTTCGAGCCCGTGTCCTGGGCCCAAGCCCTGGACACGCTGGCCGAGAGGATTTCGCAGGCCCAGGGGAGCGTGCTGGCCGTGGGACCGGCCCGGGAAGGCACGCTCACGGACCTGCTGGCCGTCTTCATGGAGCGCTTCGGGCCGGACGGGCATTTCACCATGCCGAGCGAGGCGGCCGCTGCCCGGGCGGCTGTGGCCCTGATGGGCGGATCGGGGCAGCCGGGATACGACCTGGACAACGCTCCAGGGTTGGTGCTTCTGGGCGCGGACGCCTTCGAATCCATGCCCGCCTCCCCCCGCTTCCGCAAAGCCTGGTCCGGCCGGGAGGGCGCCTATTCGGCCTTTTTCGGCCCGGTGCGCGGCGCCTCGGCGTCCCTGTGCCGCCAGTGGCATCCCCTGCCCGCAGGCCAGGAGGCCGCCCTGGCCATGGGGCTGGCCTGGCACCTGGCCGACTTGGGGCGTATCACCGGCAAGGCTCCGGACCTGGTCGATTTCATCGCCCTGGCGCGAGCCCGATTCGGGCCGGAGGAGATCCGCCGCCTGACCGGTCTGGCTCCCGAGACCATGCGCCGCGCGGCCTCGGAGGTCGCCTCGGGAGCGCTGCCCGTGCCCGGCTCGCCCTGCGGCGAAGGGCTGGGGCTGGCCCCGATGGTGGCCGGGCTGGCCCTCTCGGTGATGACCGGGCGGGTGAACAGGCCCGGCGGCATATACCTGAACAAGTCCGGCGGGGAAGGGTGGTCGCCCGCGCTTGAGGTGACGGTCCCGCACGACGCCCCGACCGTTGCGTCTCAGAAAGCCGCCCCGGCCAAGGCGTCGCCGTCCGAAGCCGTGGCCGCCGGGAGCGGGAGCGCCTGGGACCATCCCGGCCCCTGGCTGTCCCGGCTCACGCCTGCGATGATCCGGAGCCTGGACCTTTCCGGCCGGTTCAAGGACGTCGCCCTGGGGCTGCGTTCCGCTCCGGATGTGCTCCTGCTGGTGGAATCCGATCCGGCTGCCTGTCTCCCCGAGGCGCAACTGGCCGCGCGGGCCGTGGGGCAGGCCAGGTTCAAGGCCGCTTTCACCGCGCGCATGAACGCCTCGGCGCGCCTGTGCGACCTCATTCTGCCCGCACCCATGCCGCTGGAGCGCTGGGACGACGTCTCAACTCCCTACGGGCTGGCCTTCGCCTGCTACGGATTGGCCCGGCCCATCGCGCGGTCCCTGGCCGACGCGCGCCATCCCGGGGACGTCCTCCTGGACATCGCGGAGCGTCTGGGGCGGCCGCTCGGGATATCCTCTTTCCGTCAAGCCTTGCGCGAGCGTTCGGCCCGCCTGGAGGCGGGCAAGGGATACGTGGCGCGCTCGGTGCCGCCGTGGAAGGTCCTGGCAGGGGAGCCGCGCCCCGCGCCCGAGGCCGACCTGTGGCGGGGGCTCCTGGACGGCCAGCTGTGGGTGGCCGCCGGGCACGAAAAGGCCGAGCTCGCCTGTGGAGCGAAATTCCTGGCCGAGGTCCTGGCCCCTGAGGCCGTGGACCTGGGCGCGCCGCTTGTTCTCGCGCCCCAGGCCAGCCAGCGGACCACGGGTGGGGGGGACGGGGTGCTCGTGCAATCCTTGACCGCCCTCGCTCCGCGCTGGATCACGGGAATATTGGACTCGCTCCCCCCCGGACATGGCGGAGCGCCCGCTGGAGCCTCCGGCAATGCGGTCCGGCCGGGAGTTTCCGTGGCGCGGATCAACGCCGCAACCGCCCTCAAGGCGCGGGTGAAGCCGGGCGACAGGGTGAAGCTCGCAGGGGCCTTCGGCCACCTGGAGGCCGTGGTGGCTCTGGACGAATCGGTCATGGACGGCCACGCCGCCATGCTTTTGGGCCTTGGTGAGGGAATCGGCGGCAACGTCCGGAGCGCCCTGTCCACGCTGCCCGAGCCGGGGACCGGCCTGCAGGCTTGGGCGGGATGCCGGGTCACGGTGGAGCGCCTATGA
- the nusG gene encoding transcription termination/antitermination protein NusG — protein sequence MTENTNDTLPDSQTKSRWFIVHTYSGFENRVEQTIREMMRTGQDDGAIEEVVVPTEKVIELVKGEKRTSTRKFYPGYVMIKMVMNDASWHLVQEIPRVTGFVGGKNRPTPMRDSEAERVLSMMESRQEQPRPKFHFDRGDEVRVIDGPFGGFNALVEDVNYDKGKLKVSVSIFGRQTPVELDFVQVTKN from the coding sequence ATGACCGAAAACACGAACGACACTCTTCCGGACAGCCAGACCAAGTCCCGTTGGTTCATCGTCCACACCTATTCCGGTTTCGAGAACCGGGTGGAGCAGACCATACGCGAGATGATGCGTACCGGTCAGGACGACGGAGCCATCGAGGAAGTGGTCGTGCCCACGGAAAAGGTCATCGAACTGGTCAAGGGCGAGAAAAGGACCTCCACCAGAAAGTTCTACCCCGGGTACGTCATGATCAAGATGGTCATGAACGACGCCTCCTGGCACCTGGTGCAGGAGATTCCCCGGGTCACGGGGTTCGTCGGCGGCAAGAACCGCCCGACCCCCATGCGCGATTCCGAAGCCGAGCGCGTGCTCTCCATGATGGAAAGCCGCCAGGAACAGCCCCGTCCCAAGTTCCATTTCGACCGCGGGGACGAGGTGCGGGTCATCGACGGCCCGTTCGGCGGGTTCAACGCCCTGGTCGAGGACGTGAACTACGACAAGGGCAAGCTCAAGGTCTCCGTGTCCATCTTCGGCCGCCAGACCCCCGTCGAGCTCGATTTCGTTCAGGTGACAAAAAACTAG
- the rplL gene encoding 50S ribosomal protein L7/L12: MSITKEQVVDFISNMTVLELSEFIKELEEKFGVSAAAPMAAMPMMAMPGAGEAAAEVEEKTEFDVVLTGAGGNKINVIKVVRALTGLGLKEAKDKVDALPSVIKEGVAKADAEDAKKQLEEAGATCEIK; the protein is encoded by the coding sequence ATGTCCATCACCAAAGAGCAAGTTGTCGATTTCATTTCCAATATGACCGTGCTTGAGCTCTCAGAGTTCATCAAGGAACTCGAAGAGAAGTTCGGCGTCTCCGCCGCCGCCCCCATGGCCGCCATGCCCATGATGGCCATGCCCGGCGCTGGCGAAGCCGCTGCCGAAGTCGAGGAGAAGACCGAGTTCGACGTGGTCCTCACCGGCGCCGGCGGCAACAAGATCAACGTGATCAAAGTCGTGCGCGCTCTCACCGGCCTGGGCCTCAAGGAAGCCAAGGACAAGGTCGACGCCCTGCCCTCCGTCATCAAGGAAGGCGTGGCCAAGGCTGATGCCGAGGATGCCAAGAAGCAGCTCGAGGAAGCCGGCGCCACTTGCGAAATTAAGTAA
- the rplK gene encoding 50S ribosomal protein L11, which translates to MAKKEVAKIKLQLPAGKANPSPPVGPALGQHGVNIMEFCKAYNAKTQDQIGMTIPVVITVYADRSFSFITKTPPASVLLVKAAKVEKGSGEPNKNKVGKVTKAQIEEIAKLKMQDMTAKDLDAAMNTIMGTARSMGLDVVS; encoded by the coding sequence ATGGCTAAGAAGGAAGTCGCCAAAATCAAGCTGCAGCTCCCCGCCGGCAAGGCCAACCCCTCGCCTCCGGTGGGCCCGGCCCTGGGCCAGCACGGCGTGAACATCATGGAGTTCTGCAAGGCGTACAACGCCAAGACGCAGGACCAGATCGGAATGACCATCCCCGTGGTCATCACCGTGTACGCCGACCGCTCCTTCAGCTTCATCACCAAGACCCCGCCCGCCTCGGTGCTGCTCGTCAAGGCCGCCAAGGTCGAGAAGGGCTCCGGAGAGCCCAACAAGAACAAGGTGGGCAAGGTGACCAAGGCCCAGATCGAAGAGATCGCCAAGCTCAAGATGCAGGATATGACCGCCAAAGACCTGGACGCCGCCATGAATACCATCATGGGGACTGCTCGCAGCATGGGTCTGGACGTGGTGAGCTAG